In candidate division WOR-3 bacterium, a single window of DNA contains:
- the lptE gene encoding LPS assembly lipoprotein LptE — translation MRIGKVYDMILIKKSVATVCLVSAILMLSCCGYSTRSLMPGYMQKIYIGILENRTLKPGLDELATNTVIEAFRSGSSLRIVDEGSADLVLEGSVSGFSKDPYTYTSDQTILQYKITVRYSMRCVDKVRNEVFWEGDVSDWALYDTDEEQGIREAAKKAAERLVTNILTNW, via the coding sequence ATGCGCATTGGAAAGGTTTATGATATGATTTTAATCAAGAAATCTGTAGCAACGGTCTGCCTGGTATCTGCGATTTTGATGCTCTCCTGCTGCGGATATTCAACACGCTCATTGATGCCTGGATACATGCAGAAAATATACATAGGTATCCTGGAAAACCGAACACTCAAGCCTGGTCTTGATGAATTGGCAACGAATACTGTGATCGAGGCTTTTCGTAGCGGCTCGAGTCTGCGTATCGTCGATGAGGGTAGCGCCGATCTCGTGCTTGAGGGGAGTGTATCGGGTTTTTCAAAAGACCCCTATACGTATACTTCTGACCAGACGATCCTTCAATACAAGATCACGGTCAGATACTCGATGCGCTGTGTCGATAAGGTCAGAAATGAAGTTTTCTGGGAGGGCGATGTATCAGACTGGGCTCTCTACGATACCGATGAAGAGCAGGGCATCAGGGAGGCCGCAAAAAAGGCCGCAGAAAGGCTCGTCACCAATATTCTTACCAACTGGTAG
- a CDS encoding tetratricopeptide repeat protein: MKVDHIAFGILLCVLVMTNIYAAGSREFDLAVDAYKRGDYAIARIYFENLLDDGGNREFFPDAVYYLFMIHNREGDFVGFLSSASRFLERYSYDSRANEVITLLVRELVERSAYLVAYEYVLKYDFLISDLPALEELGRRLLDHGEPASAGYILSFCGQTDTIKILRAMAKSDLHERVKILESLDGMTRDLYLTENLLLMGDTVNAFLSFRKISGDRFQGDAFYRYTKIALLFAGSDISRHIKRLGTMNGFDRKADLLYALVRVQPLPRFLPEDDDERSLFVQIFSLDTISRAPPQDVPVDSILQYAEDTLSRIRELRGKFRNNYYLDSLYCQHLMARGEYEQAKKVIAGYLRYKNAEPYARKVMGFHQFAEGDYESAAKNIILSNYRSPAVTYVLAECLRFMGQGVTDLYADIATQTADSLLLRKAVRGYLLESYRAESYGDILSVDITELAGDTALVRIYARSLARSGNMARADSLFHAYLQETDDQLLNLYGEYLISAKQYRRARAYYDSIIQHTATEPVEGLYYNWAMTSFLNNEMDTALYRFRYYVSNFRRGDHFYDALFKIATLNYLKEEYDSAGHYYGLACEDVALTSDAMQNQLISYKKAGNWRMVINTGEKMLAMVSDEEQADVHFEIGYAFLRAGRPHEAIENLKVAVRAKAEPSYYYWLGEAYLGKGDFTRAFHSYQKIADIFPDDEMWAPTARYKTGITLELLDEIEAAKKVYEQIIRERGISDPIAAEANLRLEHLEP; encoded by the coding sequence ATGAAGGTTGATCATATCGCCTTTGGGATATTACTGTGCGTTCTTGTCATGACAAACATATATGCCGCCGGAAGTAGGGAGTTCGACCTTGCGGTGGATGCATACAAACGGGGCGACTATGCCATTGCACGTATCTATTTCGAAAATCTCCTTGATGATGGCGGCAACCGTGAATTCTTTCCCGATGCTGTATATTATTTGTTCATGATTCATAACCGCGAAGGGGATTTTGTTGGATTTCTGTCGTCTGCCAGCCGTTTTCTGGAGAGATATAGTTACGATTCGCGGGCAAATGAGGTTATCACACTGCTCGTGCGCGAACTGGTCGAGAGAAGTGCCTACCTCGTTGCATATGAATACGTTCTTAAATACGATTTTCTGATAAGCGATCTTCCTGCTCTGGAAGAATTAGGTCGGCGTCTTTTGGACCACGGGGAACCTGCATCGGCTGGCTATATCCTTTCTTTCTGTGGTCAGACTGATACAATAAAGATTCTTCGTGCGATGGCGAAGAGTGATCTCCATGAGCGCGTTAAGATACTGGAATCTTTGGATGGTATGACTCGTGATCTGTATCTGACGGAGAATCTTCTACTCATGGGCGATACGGTGAATGCCTTCCTTTCCTTTCGAAAGATATCTGGAGACCGATTCCAGGGTGATGCTTTTTACCGCTACACTAAGATTGCGCTGCTCTTTGCCGGCAGTGATATTTCACGCCATATCAAAAGACTCGGGACGATGAATGGATTTGACCGTAAGGCTGACCTCTTATATGCATTGGTCCGTGTGCAACCGCTACCACGGTTTCTGCCTGAAGATGATGATGAGCGCTCGCTCTTTGTGCAGATATTCAGCCTTGACACGATATCGCGAGCACCACCCCAGGATGTTCCCGTCGATTCAATCCTACAGTATGCCGAGGATACACTGTCGCGAATCAGAGAACTCAGAGGAAAATTCAGGAACAACTATTATTTGGATTCGTTGTATTGCCAGCATTTGATGGCGCGCGGTGAATACGAGCAGGCGAAAAAGGTAATTGCGGGTTATTTGAGGTACAAGAATGCCGAGCCTTACGCGCGAAAGGTAATGGGATTCCATCAGTTTGCGGAGGGAGATTATGAGTCAGCGGCCAAGAACATTATTCTATCCAACTACAGAAGCCCTGCGGTAACGTATGTCCTTGCAGAATGTTTGAGGTTCATGGGTCAGGGTGTTACGGATCTCTATGCTGATATAGCGACTCAGACCGCAGATTCTCTGCTCCTGAGAAAAGCCGTCAGGGGCTATTTATTGGAGAGTTATCGCGCCGAGTCTTATGGGGACATTCTTTCGGTCGATATCACCGAATTAGCGGGTGACACTGCTCTTGTTCGAATCTATGCGCGGAGTTTGGCTCGTTCTGGCAACATGGCTCGTGCCGATTCTCTATTCCACGCGTATCTTCAGGAAACCGATGATCAATTGTTGAACCTCTATGGTGAATATCTTATCAGTGCCAAGCAATACCGCCGGGCGAGAGCATATTACGATTCCATAATTCAGCATACAGCGACGGAGCCAGTTGAAGGTTTATACTACAATTGGGCGATGACTTCATTTTTGAACAACGAGATGGATACTGCTCTTTACAGGTTTAGATATTATGTCTCTAATTTTCGCCGGGGCGATCATTTCTATGATGCGTTGTTTAAGATCGCAACGTTGAATTATCTGAAGGAGGAATATGATTCGGCAGGCCACTATTATGGCCTGGCGTGTGAAGATGTTGCATTGACGTCAGACGCAATGCAGAATCAATTGATCAGTTACAAGAAGGCCGGCAACTGGCGTATGGTGATCAATACCGGTGAAAAGATGTTGGCCATGGTCTCTGATGAAGAACAGGCTGATGTTCATTTTGAGATCGGTTATGCTTTCTTGCGGGCAGGAAGGCCTCACGAGGCGATCGAGAATCTCAAGGTCGCGGTGAGGGCGAAGGCAGAACCATCATACTATTACTGGCTGGGTGAGGCATACCTTGGAAAGGGTGATTTTACACGTGCGTTCCATAGTTATCAGAAAATTGCTGATATCTTTCCTGATGATGAGATGTGGGCGCCTACGGCACGGTACAAGACCGGTATCACTCTGGAACTTCTGGATGAAATTGAAGCAGCGAAGAAAGTCTATGAACAGATCATACGTGAGCGAGGCATCAGTGATCCGATCGCCGCAGAGGCTAATTTGCGGCTCGAGCATCTCGAACCATAG
- a CDS encoding glycosyltransferase family 4 protein, producing the protein MNILVVNWQDWANPFAGGAEVYLYEIFSRIVKSGNRIILLCSRGRGQSRHEFIDGFEIFRVGGRANFNFVAPFALRSILRHRPIDVVVDDLNKIPFFSTLVTRKRVLPTLMHLFRSTIFRETNPIFASYVYVAERLIGIFYRRVNFVAISKSTARDLRDIGIRRCIHVVYSGIPQRRGSGFRNRENDLVAYVGRVKAYKSIDHFIRAVAIVKKRRNIRAKIVGDGDALDDLKSLAREHGVDIEFTGFVSEDEKYRVYRSARIVVQPSIKEGWGLTAIEAQSCSTPVVSANSPGLREVVVHGQTGFLYEYGDIAEMAERIIELLDDKKKWTRYSSAAKHWARQFSWEKSARMFEEVLRKEIDFNEG; encoded by the coding sequence ATGAATATCCTTGTCGTTAATTGGCAAGACTGGGCGAATCCTTTTGCTGGCGGCGCTGAGGTCTATCTGTACGAAATTTTCTCGCGCATAGTAAAAAGCGGAAATAGAATCATATTACTTTGTAGTCGAGGTAGAGGACAGAGTCGTCATGAATTCATCGATGGCTTTGAGATCTTCAGGGTTGGTGGCCGGGCGAATTTCAATTTCGTTGCTCCTTTCGCGTTACGGTCAATATTGCGGCACCGGCCTATTGATGTCGTGGTGGATGATCTCAACAAGATCCCTTTCTTTTCAACGCTCGTAACACGGAAAAGGGTTTTGCCTACGTTGATGCATCTTTTTCGTTCGACAATATTCCGAGAGACCAATCCTATTTTCGCTAGTTACGTTTACGTCGCCGAAAGGCTGATTGGCATATTCTACCGCCGGGTCAATTTTGTGGCAATTTCGAAGAGCACCGCGCGGGATTTAAGAGATATTGGCATAAGGCGCTGCATCCATGTTGTATACAGCGGTATCCCCCAGCGCCGGGGTAGTGGTTTCAGAAATCGAGAAAATGACCTTGTCGCATACGTGGGTCGTGTGAAGGCTTACAAGTCGATCGATCATTTCATCCGAGCCGTGGCGATAGTGAAGAAACGCAGAAACATCAGGGCGAAGATCGTGGGGGACGGGGATGCATTGGATGATCTGAAGTCTCTGGCAAGAGAACACGGCGTGGATATTGAATTTACCGGTTTCGTTTCCGAGGATGAAAAGTATCGGGTCTACCGTTCTGCGCGCATAGTTGTACAGCCGTCGATAAAGGAAGGTTGGGGTCTGACGGCGATTGAAGCTCAGTCGTGCAGCACGCCGGTCGTGAGTGCGAATTCACCTGGTTTGCGCGAGGTCGTGGTTCACGGGCAGACCGGCTTTCTCTATGAATACGGTGATATCGCGGAGATGGCTGAGCGCATAATCGAATTGCTGGATGATAAGAAAAAGTGGACCCGTTATTCCTCTGCGGCCAAACATTGGGCACGCCAGTTCTCTTGGGAGAAGTCGGCAAGAATGTTTGAAGAGGTACTGAGAAAGGAAATCGATTTCAATGAAGGTTGA
- a CDS encoding GDP-mannose 4,6-dehydratase, whose product MKTVLVTGSEGFVGSHLIKALDESKYDVVGTCLPQLLPKKGKYVALDILNLDLTVEIFKQYDPDIVFHLAAISSVAKSFRDRPIAYSTNIVGTANLLEAAKSLNKEMQFYFASTCEVYGGGECLSEDASIVLKNPYAISKYAAELICADYQSDGMDCIILRPFTHTGPGQAESFVLPTIAKQISEIEKGKRAPLIELGNIEAKREFLNINDIVGAYVLTLEKCVGKETYNIASGIGYTISELVGVFAALSKKNFKLKVNPTKIRKNDIPILLGDGAKFSRLTGWSPKVKIEKTIEDILNYWRAKV is encoded by the coding sequence ATGAAGACGGTTCTTGTGACGGGCAGTGAGGGTTTTGTCGGCTCTCACTTGATCAAGGCGTTGGATGAATCGAAGTATGATGTAGTCGGGACATGCTTACCGCAACTGCTTCCGAAAAAAGGAAAATACGTAGCGCTGGATATCTTGAATCTGGACCTCACGGTCGAGATATTCAAACAATATGATCCTGATATCGTTTTTCATCTTGCTGCGATAAGTTCGGTGGCGAAATCCTTCCGCGATCGCCCGATTGCCTACAGCACCAATATCGTAGGTACGGCAAATCTGCTCGAGGCGGCGAAATCACTGAATAAGGAAATGCAATTCTACTTTGCCTCGACCTGCGAGGTATACGGTGGCGGCGAATGTTTGTCCGAAGATGCATCCATCGTTCTAAAGAACCCCTATGCCATAAGCAAATATGCGGCAGAACTGATTTGCGCTGATTATCAAAGCGATGGTATGGATTGCATCATTCTGAGACCCTTCACGCACACAGGTCCTGGACAGGCCGAGAGTTTTGTTTTGCCAACGATTGCCAAACAGATAAGTGAAATTGAAAAAGGCAAGAGGGCGCCCTTGATCGAACTTGGCAATATTGAAGCCAAGCGTGAGTTTCTGAACATCAATGATATCGTTGGTGCTTATGTTTTGACCCTTGAAAAATGCGTCGGTAAGGAGACATATAACATTGCTAGTGGCATTGGCTATACGATATCAGAATTGGTCGGGGTCTTTGCGGCTCTTTCAAAGAAAAATTTCAAGCTCAAAGTAAATCCGACAAAAATTAGAAAGAACGATATTCCCATTCTGTTAGGTGATGGAGCCAAATTCTCCCGACTCACTGGTTGGTCTCCTAAGGTGAAAATAGAGAAGACTATCGAGGATATCCTCAATTACTGGCGCGCCAAGGTGTAG
- a CDS encoding GDP-mannose 4,6-dehydratase yields MRILITGISGFAGSHLADYFLAEGKHEIFGTIKWRSRRENILHMEKKVSLVECDITDAFAVKSVLEKSKPDLVFHLAAQSFVPFSWHAPKATLETNIIGELNLFECVRELKLDPMIHIAGSSEEYGMVHPDEIPITEGNPLRPLSPYAVSKVAQDFLGYQYFKSYGLRIVRTRAFNHTGPRRGEVFVTSTFARQLIEIELGQKEPVLRVGNLNAVRDFSDVRDVVRAYAFALEKGTPGEVYNIASGEGTKVGDLLDRLVALTKANIKVEQDPARMRPSDVELLIGSAEKFKKATGWKPEIPFDKTLSDLMDYWRSVVK; encoded by the coding sequence ATGAGGATACTAATAACCGGCATATCGGGGTTCGCGGGTAGTCATCTCGCAGACTATTTCCTTGCTGAGGGTAAACATGAGATCTTCGGCACGATCAAATGGCGTTCAAGGCGTGAGAATATTCTGCACATGGAAAAAAAGGTGAGCCTCGTCGAGTGTGATATCACAGACGCGTTTGCGGTGAAGTCTGTTCTCGAGAAGAGCAAACCGGATTTGGTTTTTCATCTGGCCGCTCAGAGTTTTGTACCTTTTTCCTGGCACGCTCCAAAGGCCACATTGGAGACGAACATTATCGGAGAGTTGAATCTCTTCGAGTGCGTGCGTGAGCTCAAGTTGGATCCGATGATACACATAGCCGGATCAAGCGAAGAATATGGCATGGTGCATCCAGATGAGATACCGATAACTGAAGGCAATCCGCTGCGTCCCTTGAGTCCCTACGCGGTCAGCAAAGTAGCCCAGGATTTTCTGGGTTATCAGTATTTCAAGAGCTATGGTCTGAGGATTGTCCGCACCCGTGCTTTCAATCACACCGGACCAAGGCGCGGTGAGGTATTCGTGACATCGACTTTCGCGAGGCAGCTGATTGAGATCGAACTTGGTCAAAAAGAGCCTGTGTTACGTGTGGGGAATTTGAACGCAGTGCGCGATTTTTCGGATGTCAGGGACGTCGTGCGCGCCTACGCATTCGCCCTTGAAAAGGGCACACCAGGTGAGGTTTATAATATTGCATCAGGCGAAGGCACGAAGGTCGGAGATCTGCTCGATAGATTGGTTGCATTGACAAAGGCCAACATAAAGGTTGAACAGGATCCTGCCCGGATGCGTCCGTCAGATGTCGAATTACTCATTGGATCTGCCGAAAAATTCAAAAAAGCTACCGGGTGGAAGCCTGAGATCCCATTCGATAAGACACTCAGCGATTTGATGGATTACTGGCGCAGCGTAGTTAAATGA
- a CDS encoding M23 family metallopeptidase: MKKGYSILVVSDDSSRSRNYFLSRNFLIIAGAIVAAVLLVAIIAGLNYAAVYVRAMEVEMLRRRNAQLEREFTKIEEIKENLQVAEANNRKIKVMLGIEKTPEPVEPSIVEISPNYTDIEVLKDMPENIPALLPTMGQISREFHLGHNGLDIAAPQFSPVIASASGIVEGTGWDSLYGNYVVIEHNKNYSTFYGHLNSIDVLNGSRVSGGQVIGTVGSTGKSTSPHLHYEVRFRGEPVDPIGYLPFFVKF, encoded by the coding sequence ATGAAAAAAGGCTACTCAATCCTCGTTGTCTCGGATGATTCGAGCCGTTCAAGGAACTACTTCTTATCCAGGAATTTCCTTATCATTGCCGGAGCGATTGTTGCTGCGGTCCTGCTTGTTGCGATCATTGCCGGGTTGAACTACGCTGCAGTCTATGTCCGCGCCATGGAGGTGGAGATGCTGAGACGTCGCAATGCGCAGCTTGAAAGGGAATTTACAAAGATCGAGGAGATCAAAGAGAACTTGCAGGTCGCGGAAGCTAACAACCGTAAGATCAAAGTCATGCTGGGTATAGAAAAGACACCCGAGCCAGTTGAACCCAGTATCGTAGAAATAAGTCCGAACTACACGGATATTGAGGTTCTTAAGGACATGCCCGAGAACATTCCGGCGCTCCTGCCGACAATGGGGCAGATATCCAGAGAATTCCATCTTGGGCATAATGGTCTCGATATTGCAGCGCCGCAATTTTCGCCGGTCATTGCCTCTGCTTCTGGTATTGTGGAAGGCACTGGATGGGATTCACTTTACGGTAACTATGTCGTGATCGAACATAATAAGAATTATTCCACTTTTTATGGACATCTCAATTCTATTGATGTTCTCAACGGAAGTCGAGTTAGTGGAGGTCAAGTCATTGGAACGGTCGGTTCCACTGGCAAATCGACATCTCCGCATCTTCACTATGAAGTGAGGTTTCGGGGCGAGCCAGTTGACCCGATTGGCTATCTTCCCTTTTTTGTTAAATTTTAA
- a CDS encoding M42 family metallopeptidase has product MQHKQHHGKGTGMGLIEVLCNAYGPTGREHRVRGIIEKELKGLCSDVYTDRLGNLIAHRPAKSKRGQKIMLCAHMDEIGLIVTYIDKNGFLRFTNVGGVFAERVPYQRVVFENGTTGIVGIEPSKDESKSSGRPKFESMFIDVGARDRESVQRKVRVGDIASFSQQLVFINKKCIAGKAIDDRIGCYCLIEVAKRLKKSIHDIYFVFSVQEEVGGRGARTGAYAIEPAYALAVDVTDTGDTPEAYKMQVSVGKGVAIKVKDSGFITNPIIMDKLAEYARTLSIPHQFEILEHGSTDAAFIQLVKGGVMSGVLSIPTRYIHSTSEVCDLDDVNGTVELLAHVCEKGLD; this is encoded by the coding sequence GTGCAGCATAAACAACATCATGGGAAAGGAACGGGAATGGGTTTGATCGAAGTATTATGTAACGCGTACGGTCCGACAGGTCGCGAACATCGCGTTCGGGGAATAATAGAAAAAGAACTCAAAGGTCTTTGTTCCGACGTTTACACCGACCGATTGGGTAATTTGATCGCACACCGACCAGCAAAATCCAAACGCGGGCAGAAGATCATGCTCTGCGCGCACATGGATGAAATAGGGTTGATCGTTACATACATAGACAAAAACGGATTTCTGAGATTTACGAATGTCGGAGGGGTGTTCGCCGAGCGGGTGCCTTATCAGCGAGTTGTTTTTGAGAACGGGACGACCGGTATTGTCGGAATCGAACCCTCAAAAGATGAATCCAAATCTTCGGGACGGCCGAAATTCGAATCGATGTTCATAGATGTCGGCGCGCGCGACCGGGAGAGTGTCCAGAGAAAGGTGCGGGTAGGCGACATAGCATCTTTCAGCCAGCAGTTGGTATTCATCAATAAGAAGTGCATCGCGGGCAAGGCGATTGACGACCGAATTGGATGCTACTGCCTGATCGAGGTGGCCAAGCGACTGAAGAAGAGTATTCACGACATCTATTTCGTTTTCTCGGTACAGGAAGAGGTTGGCGGGCGCGGCGCAAGAACCGGTGCTTATGCGATTGAACCAGCCTACGCGCTTGCAGTCGATGTCACCGACACCGGCGACACCCCTGAGGCATATAAGATGCAGGTGAGCGTCGGCAAGGGGGTGGCGATAAAGGTAAAAGACAGTGGTTTCATAACGAATCCGATTATCATGGATAAACTCGCTGAATACGCGCGAACCCTTTCAATACCTCACCAATTCGAAATTCTTGAGCACGGTAGCACTGATGCTGCATTCATACAGCTGGTGAAAGGTGGGGTCATGAGTGGGGTGCTGTCAATACCAACCAGGTACATACACAGCACGAGTGAAGTCTGTGACCTGGACGATGTCAATGGTACGGTAGAGCTCCTCGCGCACGTCTGTGAAAAGGGTTTGGATTAG